In one Staphylococcus lutrae genomic region, the following are encoded:
- a CDS encoding DUF5080 family protein, whose protein sequence is MIYVVLIGLFVIYFAAIYTSSLKVDGVLLLSLLVDLVIIIGLVVIYFIGGHLESNDLHNYLIFTHFGSYVFMYFTIKTFWIKPQLLKYMVERDHNPDKEQLEVQELDLRTSRIRSVYYLMITIVLMFLTSIHMHPELQEDLFSMDPIFIFIGVIITILWLILDIYRKIKYGIFLFKTIVPLVVTFFIIVNVLVL, encoded by the coding sequence ATGATTTACGTTGTACTGATAGGATTGTTCGTGATTTACTTTGCTGCAATTTATACAAGTTCTCTTAAAGTAGATGGCGTGCTTTTATTAAGTTTACTGGTTGATTTAGTAATAATCATTGGTCTTGTGGTTATTTATTTTATTGGGGGACATCTTGAATCCAATGATTTACATAATTATTTAATATTTACTCATTTTGGTTCTTATGTTTTCATGTATTTTACTATAAAAACATTTTGGATAAAACCTCAATTATTAAAATATATGGTTGAAAGAGACCATAACCCTGACAAAGAGCAATTAGAAGTTCAAGAATTAGACTTACGTACGTCAAGAATTCGCTCGGTTTACTATTTAATGATTACAATAGTATTAATGTTTTTAACGAGCATACATATGCATCCGGAACTTCAAGAAGATTTATTTTCTATGGACCCGATTTTTATATTTATAGGCGTAATTATTACAATTCTCTGGTTGATTTTAGATATTTATCGAAAAATAAAATACGGCATTTTCTTATTCAAAACTATTGTTCCACTTGTAGTCACATTTTTCATTATAGTGAATGTTTTGGTACTGTAA
- a CDS encoding DUF5344 family protein codes for MVIKLGETDVTALIDKMKTSANQLSISGSEVNLTETNMITFKEYEEMFEVYKAALDNYKHIVIQDSEAMLGTVEAIVKHDRDIANQINKE; via the coding sequence ATGGTCATAAAATTAGGTGAAACAGATGTGACTGCATTAATCGATAAAATGAAAACAAGTGCTAATCAATTATCGATTTCAGGTAGTGAAGTGAATTTAACTGAAACAAATATGATTACGTTCAAGGAATATGAAGAGATGTTTGAAGTGTATAAAGCAGCATTAGACAACTATAAGCATATCGTTATACAAGATTCAGAGGCGATGTTAGGAACAGTTGAGGCAATTGTGAAGCATGACAGAGACATAGCTAACCAAATTAATAAAGAATAG
- a CDS encoding DUF5085 family protein → MDVGMLIMPHCAKVTFEIDKEGDWLEGLDIVNEFFLDKDVYPTGPIIFKREAVGLGEIEYTVYIALNQPIQDIPEFNIEYVDLLEVAPTITERCFEEEEFDLVYKKIEFIANENGFHLEKRPYYHVMIDYPGGKAFEIHAEIASIEESDNE, encoded by the coding sequence ATGGATGTAGGAATGTTGATTATGCCCCATTGTGCTAAAGTGACTTTTGAGATTGATAAAGAAGGTGACTGGTTAGAAGGATTAGACATTGTGAATGAATTCTTTTTAGACAAGGATGTCTATCCAACTGGACCAATCATCTTCAAAAGAGAAGCAGTTGGATTAGGTGAAATTGAATATACAGTCTATATCGCGCTGAACCAACCGATACAAGATATACCTGAGTTTAACATTGAATATGTTGATTTACTTGAGGTGGCGCCTACAATCACCGAGCGATGTTTTGAAGAAGAAGAATTTGATTTAGTTTATAAAAAAATTGAATTTATTGCTAATGAAAACGGATTCCATTTAGAAAAGCGACCATATTATCATGTCATGATTGATTATCCAGGGGGCAAGGCATTTGAAATTCATGCTGAAATTGCGTCAATAGAGGAATCAGACAATGAATAA
- the ppdK gene encoding pyruvate, phosphate dikinase has protein sequence MTKYVYAFSEGQKDMKDLLGGKGANLSEMKRLGLPVPDGFTLTTEACIEYLKRGGQLSEAVQTQLKSQLDAFSKRTGKSFSSDEQLLLVSVRSGAKISMPGMMDTILNLGLNDENVEKLARKTNDARFAYDCYRRLLQMFGEVVYHIPMKAFDTYFNAYKAEHHYDNDADIPAEGLKLLCEQFKTVYMEEVYKPFPQEPLDQLLEAIEAVFKSWDNDRARVYRDLNDIPHNIGTAVNVQEMVFGNSGPQSGTGVAFTRNPVTGEAVLFGEYLLNAQGEDVVAGIRTPKDISTLQSQMPHVHAEFVSVAQQLEQHYRDMQDIEFTIENEKLYILQTRNGKRTAKAAMQIAVDLVEEGVISKEEAMTKVDVKSIDTLLHPTFEAEALKAATVISKSGLPASPGAATGRIVFSAEAAKRQAEAGEKVILMRPETSPEDIEGMIASEAIVTTHGGMTSHAAVVARGMGKCCVTGCADLEINTIDKVVTYPGGQLFEGDEVSVDGGQGDLYVGIVETTHAEHSEAFAQFMRWTEEVARLKVRMNAETTPDIEAGYQFNATGIGLVRTEHMFFGAERLVEMRRFILSSDTETREHALNRIRQYQTEDFAHIFRLSGARPTIVRLLDPPLHEFLPKSEAEIRSVAEQLNLSVSQLNKRIAELHESNPMLGHRGCRLAITYPELYVMQAEAMMNSVAQLQQEGLKCQPEIMIPLVSTVEEFTVLKAKIREAIQQIEASTGQSLHYLIGTMIETPRACMIAGALAKECDFFSFGTNDLTQLTYGFSRDDAGKFINDYLNQHILEVDPFQTLDVAGVGALIQHAVDQAKATNPQIKIGVCGELGGDPQSIYHFNQMAIDYVSCSPFRVPGALLATAQSVVESGR, from the coding sequence ATGACGAAATACGTTTATGCTTTTAGTGAAGGTCAGAAAGATATGAAAGATTTGTTAGGGGGTAAGGGGGCGAATTTATCTGAGATGAAGCGTCTCGGCTTACCTGTACCTGATGGATTTACGCTAACAACAGAGGCATGTATTGAATATTTGAAACGTGGCGGACAATTGTCAGAAGCCGTTCAAACGCAACTGAAATCCCAATTAGACGCTTTTTCAAAGCGAACAGGTAAATCGTTTTCTTCAGACGAGCAGTTATTGCTTGTGTCGGTGCGTAGTGGTGCGAAAATTTCAATGCCGGGTATGATGGATACGATTTTAAATTTAGGATTGAATGATGAGAACGTAGAAAAATTAGCACGTAAAACGAATGACGCGCGTTTTGCGTATGATTGTTATAGACGTCTATTGCAAATGTTTGGTGAAGTCGTATATCACATTCCGATGAAAGCATTTGATACATACTTTAATGCGTATAAGGCCGAGCATCATTATGACAATGATGCAGATATTCCAGCTGAAGGCTTAAAATTACTTTGTGAGCAATTCAAAACGGTATATATGGAGGAAGTGTATAAGCCGTTTCCACAAGAGCCACTTGATCAATTGTTAGAGGCGATTGAAGCGGTGTTTAAGTCTTGGGACAACGACCGTGCGCGTGTGTATCGTGACTTAAATGATATTCCACATAATATTGGGACAGCAGTCAATGTACAAGAAATGGTGTTTGGTAATAGTGGACCACAGAGCGGGACGGGTGTGGCATTTACACGTAATCCGGTCACTGGTGAAGCTGTACTCTTTGGGGAATACTTATTAAATGCACAGGGAGAAGATGTTGTGGCAGGTATTCGTACACCAAAAGATATATCGACATTACAATCACAAATGCCTCATGTTCATGCGGAATTTGTCTCTGTCGCACAACAATTGGAGCAACATTACCGTGATATGCAAGATATCGAGTTCACCATTGAAAATGAAAAATTATATATTTTACAGACGCGTAATGGAAAACGGACAGCAAAAGCAGCGATGCAAATTGCGGTAGATTTGGTGGAAGAAGGCGTTATTTCTAAAGAGGAAGCCATGACTAAAGTTGACGTTAAATCCATCGATACGTTATTGCATCCTACCTTTGAAGCGGAAGCGTTGAAAGCAGCCACGGTCATTTCAAAATCAGGTTTACCTGCGAGTCCAGGTGCGGCAACGGGACGAATTGTTTTTTCAGCAGAAGCGGCCAAACGTCAGGCTGAAGCAGGGGAAAAAGTAATCTTAATGCGTCCTGAAACATCACCTGAGGATATTGAAGGAATGATTGCAAGTGAAGCGATTGTGACGACACATGGGGGTATGACTTCGCACGCAGCAGTTGTAGCTCGAGGAATGGGTAAGTGTTGTGTCACAGGTTGTGCGGATTTAGAGATTAATACAATAGATAAAGTCGTCACGTATCCAGGTGGACAGTTATTTGAAGGTGATGAAGTTTCTGTGGATGGCGGGCAAGGTGACCTCTATGTAGGCATTGTAGAAACGACGCATGCAGAGCACAGTGAGGCCTTTGCGCAATTTATGCGATGGACAGAAGAGGTTGCTCGGTTAAAAGTCAGAATGAATGCCGAAACGACGCCAGATATTGAAGCGGGCTATCAATTCAATGCAACAGGGATTGGTCTAGTACGTACGGAACATATGTTTTTTGGAGCTGAACGATTAGTAGAGATGCGTAGATTCATTTTATCTTCGGATACTGAAACGCGTGAACATGCTTTAAATCGCATTCGTCAGTATCAAACAGAAGACTTTGCGCATATTTTCCGTTTGTCTGGTGCACGTCCAACGATTGTCCGTTTACTTGACCCACCATTGCATGAATTTTTACCGAAATCTGAAGCGGAAATTCGCAGTGTCGCAGAGCAATTAAATCTCTCTGTATCTCAATTGAATAAACGGATTGCCGAGTTACACGAGTCAAATCCAATGTTAGGTCATCGAGGATGTCGTTTAGCAATCACATACCCTGAGTTGTATGTCATGCAAGCAGAAGCGATGATGAATAGTGTGGCACAATTACAACAAGAAGGGCTCAAATGTCAACCGGAAATCATGATTCCGCTTGTCTCTACGGTTGAAGAATTTACAGTTTTAAAAGCAAAAATTCGAGAGGCCATTCAGCAAATCGAAGCATCAACGGGTCAGTCATTGCATTATTTGATAGGGACGATGATTGAAACACCACGCGCATGTATGATTGCAGGTGCGCTCGCTAAAGAATGTGATTTCTTTAGCTTTGGTACGAATGACTTAACACAATTAACATACGGCTTTTCACGCGATGATGCAGGTAAGTTTATTAACGATTATTTAAATCAACATATTTTAGAGGTGGATCCTTTCCAAACACTCGATGTGGCAGGTGTTGGTGCACTGATTCAACATGCAGTAGATCAAGCAAAAGCTACAAATCCACAAATCAAAATAGGCGTTTGTGGTGAATTAGGCGGTGATCCACAATCGATTTATCATTTCAATCAAATGGCGATTGACTATGTGTCATGTTCACCATTCCGTGTCCCAGGTGCGTTGCTCGCAACCGCGCAAAGTGTTGTGGAAAGTGGGCGATAA
- a CDS encoding DUF5085 family protein has product MNKTSYSSIMLKNVAYKTYLNVAIDDLEMLFQDFLKRCIDRKVELAGDLTYAITRVNNQNRMDIYLLIPVSKGFKPDAALGFRSFFMLNQLLQGRITSENFIEDEIKLLEEMNVFAKENNLTFISPYYHTLKTNFKGTYAWIDVQAKVYEDKSLF; this is encoded by the coding sequence ATGAATAAAACAAGTTATAGTTCAATTATGTTAAAGAATGTTGCTTATAAAACTTATTTGAATGTAGCAATTGATGATTTAGAAATGTTATTTCAAGATTTTTTAAAAAGATGTATAGATAGGAAGGTTGAGTTAGCAGGAGACCTAACATATGCAATTACACGTGTTAACAATCAAAATCGAATGGACATTTATTTATTAATACCGGTTTCAAAAGGCTTTAAGCCCGATGCAGCATTAGGGTTTCGTAGTTTCTTTATGTTAAATCAACTTTTACAAGGAAGGATTACGTCGGAGAATTTTATTGAAGATGAAATCAAGTTATTGGAAGAAATGAATGTTTTTGCGAAAGAAAACAATCTTACATTTATTTCTCCATACTATCATACATTAAAAACAAATTTTAAAGGCACTTATGCTTGGATTGATGTACAAGCAAAAGTATACGAAGATAAATCGTTATTTTGA
- a CDS encoding sodium-dependent transporter: MSQRSQWKSSTGFILASAGSAIGLGALWKFPYMAGMYGGGAFLLMFLAFTILIGLPLLVMEFAVGQLGRTYTTEIFGKLTGRPALNGIAWIGNFAVFVLFSFYSVIGGWIIVYIGFVFAQLFHIIPAKLSDLKFEDMIGQPLYVIGGQAIFIGLTCAIVMRGVQQGLEKASKFMMPLLLVFLIIIVVKTLSLDGAMAGVRFLFQPRISEMNMESMLFALGQSFFALSLGTTGMMTYASYASKEMPIKTSALSILIMNIAISILAGLAIFPALETFGYQAEEGPGLLFIILPLVFEKMQWGTLFYAIFLVLFLFAALTSSISLLELNVSNLTRNDNRKRPTIAFIISLGVLIVGIPAALSFGPLKAIQFGAGSIFDNMDFLFSNILLPVGALASTLAVGQLMKKACLKEAYGDDRLHLFNVWYFSVRYVLPVVILLVFVLQLI; the protein is encoded by the coding sequence TTGTCGCAACGGTCACAGTGGAAATCATCAACCGGCTTTATTTTAGCGAGCGCCGGTTCGGCCATTGGTTTAGGTGCATTGTGGAAATTTCCATACATGGCAGGAATGTATGGAGGTGGCGCATTTTTACTGATGTTTTTAGCCTTTACAATTTTGATAGGGCTGCCGTTACTCGTTATGGAGTTCGCAGTAGGTCAATTGGGGCGAACTTATACGACGGAAATATTTGGCAAGTTGACAGGTCGTCCGGCATTAAACGGCATTGCTTGGATTGGAAACTTTGCGGTTTTTGTACTATTTAGTTTTTACAGTGTTATCGGAGGGTGGATTATCGTCTATATTGGGTTCGTTTTCGCCCAGTTGTTTCATATCATACCGGCGAAATTGAGCGATTTAAAGTTTGAAGATATGATTGGTCAACCCCTCTACGTTATCGGTGGACAAGCGATTTTTATCGGTCTAACGTGTGCGATTGTGATGCGTGGTGTACAGCAAGGTTTGGAAAAAGCATCGAAATTTATGATGCCGTTATTATTAGTGTTTTTAATCATTATTGTGGTTAAGACGTTGTCATTAGATGGTGCAATGGCGGGTGTGCGGTTTTTATTTCAACCGCGTATCTCTGAAATGAATATGGAGTCCATGCTCTTTGCGTTAGGTCAATCCTTTTTTGCGCTATCACTCGGAACGACGGGTATGATGACGTATGCGAGCTATGCTTCAAAAGAAATGCCAATTAAAACCTCAGCGTTAAGCATTCTAATCATGAACATTGCGATTTCTATTTTGGCGGGGTTAGCGATTTTCCCTGCATTAGAGACATTTGGCTATCAAGCAGAAGAAGGTCCAGGTTTGCTCTTTATTATCTTGCCGCTTGTCTTTGAAAAAATGCAGTGGGGGACGCTATTTTATGCGATTTTCTTAGTGCTCTTCTTATTTGCAGCACTGACGTCTTCTATTTCATTGTTAGAACTTAATGTATCGAATTTAACACGCAATGATAATCGCAAACGACCCACTATCGCATTTATCATCAGTTTAGGGGTCCTCATTGTAGGGATTCCAGCAGCATTGTCATTCGGTCCGTTAAAAGCGATTCAATTTGGTGCGGGCTCTATTTTTGATAATATGGACTTTCTGTTTTCTAATATTTTACTGCCTGTCGGTGCATTGGCCTCAACGCTCGCTGTGGGTCAATTGATGAAAAAGGCATGTTTGAAAGAGGCATACGGTGATGATCGTTTGCATTTATTCAACGTGTGGTACTTTAGCGTGAGGTATGTTTTACCTGTCGTGATTTTGCTCGTTTTCGTACTACAGTTGATTTAA
- a CDS encoding pyruvate, water dikinase regulatory protein: MMTEPQLTIFVVSDSLGETAQRMVHAVTSQFPKLTQIEVKKFSLIEDVEAFRNILKLAEARQAIVVTTLVNETYNELGRAYAAEHQIPYIDYMSPLMHHIQEKTGHLPVKEKGKIRQLDDDYFKRIDAIEYAVKYDDGKHFTDIGEADALIVGVSRTSKTPLSMYLANKGYKVANIPLVPEVAIPYDVVKGKKLKVFGLTASPEYIMSIRTERVKVLGLKGGQAYYNDLQRIKAELAYAEQVFKQLNATVINTEYRSIEESAFYIEKFLQE; encoded by the coding sequence ATGATGACCGAGCCCCAACTGACGATTTTTGTTGTTTCTGACTCATTGGGTGAAACCGCACAGCGTATGGTGCATGCGGTGACGAGTCAATTTCCAAAGTTAACACAAATTGAAGTGAAGAAGTTTTCGTTGATAGAAGATGTAGAGGCTTTTCGTAATATTTTAAAATTAGCAGAAGCCCGTCAAGCGATTGTTGTCACAACGTTAGTCAATGAAACATATAACGAATTAGGGCGTGCGTACGCGGCAGAACACCAAATACCTTATATTGACTATATGTCACCTTTGATGCACCATATACAAGAAAAAACAGGTCATCTCCCTGTGAAGGAAAAAGGGAAAATTCGACAACTCGATGATGATTATTTTAAACGTATCGATGCGATTGAATATGCGGTAAAATACGATGATGGCAAACACTTTACAGACATCGGTGAAGCGGATGCATTGATTGTTGGCGTGTCGAGAACTTCAAAAACCCCACTGAGTATGTATTTAGCAAATAAAGGGTATAAAGTGGCTAATATCCCTTTAGTACCTGAAGTTGCGATTCCATACGATGTAGTCAAAGGCAAAAAATTGAAAGTATTTGGTCTGACTGCGAGTCCCGAATATATTATGAGTATTCGAACAGAACGGGTAAAGGTACTCGGGTTAAAAGGGGGACAAGCGTATTATAACGATTTGCAACGCATTAAAGCAGAGTTGGCTTATGCAGAACAAGTGTTTAAACAACTCAATGCGACAGTGATTAATACGGAATATCGCTCTATTGAAGAATCAGCATTTTATATTGAAAAGTTTTTGCAAGAATAA
- a CDS encoding YwqH-like family protein — MGKAEIRSQIAHNKNLIGTLEHDLAKLQRELEILKTALNKVKEHHQNFRDTMSHYKSVTISDNDWKGQTRDKSNMYVDNITEAANEANQKFETAIERLQEDIRKKENEIQGVNDHISSLQSAISSLEARL, encoded by the coding sequence ATGGGAAAAGCCGAAATCCGTTCTCAAATAGCACATAATAAAAACTTAATAGGTACTTTGGAACACGACCTTGCAAAATTACAACGTGAATTAGAAATATTGAAGACAGCATTGAACAAAGTGAAGGAACATCATCAAAACTTTCGAGATACCATGAGTCATTATAAAAGTGTCACTATATCTGATAATGATTGGAAGGGACAAACGAGAGATAAGAGCAATATGTATGTTGACAATATAACCGAAGCAGCTAATGAAGCAAATCAAAAATTTGAAACAGCAATCGAAAGACTTCAAGAAGATATTAGAAAAAAAGAAAATGAAATACAAGGTGTGAATGACCATATCAGTAGTTTACAAAGCGCTATTTCAAGTTTAGAAGCGCGATTATAG
- a CDS encoding carboxylesterase family protein: MEMKTPIGTIFGTRYRDYEVFKGIPYAHPPIGSLRFKHAQRMTGWPEGFQATAFGPVPIQPPNRLESFFATQIQYAPQSENCLTLNIWRPTQSTTEPLPVIVYVYGGSFINGHSAQELYHPHEIVKRESVIVVTFNYRLGALGFLDWSAIHPDWDINNGLSDQYCALQWVSEHIHYFGGDPQRITMMGQSAGAMSIQALLRMPQVRDLVKNAVLLSGVLSLESPKVAREKAHAFQSLKTTYFPEHQWHDLHADDILALMAAQQAQYGPSKGLELLYQPVATPQMETDFHNVTCPILLGLTTSEGDIYIKSEQKKLPPQQFQNILARAGHPIPTIEKLTTAQQQRDMITALYFNQPFQQLYQTLSQITPTWRTIFNWSRTDHSSYSSAYHILDVIFWMGRLDILTAHGLEITNREQQLSTQMIHDLCHFARHGTLDSDRYYE; encoded by the coding sequence ATGGAAATGAAAACCCCTATCGGTACGATTTTTGGCACACGTTATAGAGATTACGAGGTATTTAAAGGGATTCCTTATGCCCATCCTCCCATCGGTTCATTACGTTTTAAGCATGCACAACGCATGACTGGATGGCCTGAGGGTTTTCAAGCGACAGCATTCGGTCCTGTCCCTATCCAACCCCCAAATCGTTTGGAATCTTTTTTTGCAACCCAAATACAGTACGCCCCACAGAGTGAGAACTGCCTTACCTTAAACATTTGGCGCCCAACACAGTCTACCACTGAACCTTTACCCGTCATCGTTTATGTTTACGGAGGAAGTTTTATAAACGGACACAGTGCGCAAGAACTCTACCACCCCCATGAAATCGTCAAACGTGAATCCGTCATTGTTGTGACTTTTAATTATCGGCTAGGCGCACTTGGTTTTCTAGATTGGTCCGCGATTCACCCGGACTGGGACATCAACAATGGGCTTTCTGACCAATACTGCGCTCTCCAGTGGGTATCCGAGCATATTCACTACTTTGGCGGCGATCCCCAACGGATTACCATGATGGGACAATCAGCCGGTGCTATGAGCATTCAAGCACTTCTACGCATGCCTCAAGTGCGTGACTTAGTCAAAAACGCCGTCCTGCTCAGCGGTGTGCTCAGCTTAGAATCTCCTAAAGTGGCACGAGAAAAAGCACATGCATTTCAATCTCTAAAAACAACGTACTTTCCAGAACACCAGTGGCATGACCTCCATGCAGATGACATATTAGCTTTGATGGCTGCACAACAAGCACAATACGGACCTTCAAAAGGACTAGAATTGTTATATCAACCGGTGGCAACGCCTCAAATGGAGACAGATTTTCATAACGTGACATGCCCGATACTACTGGGTCTCACAACGTCAGAGGGCGATATTTATATCAAAAGCGAACAAAAAAAGCTTCCGCCCCAACAATTTCAAAACATACTTGCGCGTGCAGGACACCCGATTCCTACCATTGAAAAACTGACGACAGCACAACAGCAACGCGACATGATTACAGCGCTATATTTTAATCAACCCTTTCAGCAACTGTATCAAACGTTGTCACAAATCACCCCCACTTGGCGCACCATCTTCAATTGGTCACGTACCGACCATTCATCTTATTCGTCAGCCTATCATATTTTAGACGTCATTTTTTGGATGGGTCGTCTCGATATTTTAACTGCGCATGGGCTTGAGATCACAAACAGAGAACAACAGCTCAGCACTCAAATGATACATGACTTATGTCACTTTGCACGCCATGGCACACTCGATAGTGACCGCTATTATGAGTGA
- a CDS encoding T7SS effector LXG polymorphic toxin — MTLKVDMSEVYNMKNAIQKELHKTDGDLDTLKGSLTALVETKQFEGATATNVKNYTNSFHNKTIVKFKQTNENFIKDVTKSINKFSSEVDSSKFAILDEVKIRDYEKDIKSKIKAMRESIEFANFHIDVAGSLTTAQKIGYKQLETQADAFRSHVKTTLEHLTDFDAMNSIDGDLTNNTITELKSLTSYVRRDLPTQRSTIKGTSQKIERAIKIHKTKEEIVRWQEFLEKKSDYTNSLPPHLRKGLKAFKQAGREMLALKAIGNGDALAGYNEFMKVRNIDKIIDNMPKKQLQKMALFMHTDIDNIKLKNLLKGSGEFVKNNPFRKGNLVNWMTNVQEYNSKSSELLKNELKDKNFQYKFGDSKKFFDTAEMKKAASTEFKNTFSSKNFREYILKTENFKSKTAAAKNIKTYVDEGLKTLKGDFASKNVLGKLRYSMKVGGKVLKPLAIAATIADNMDEKKSTQEKIVGMGVDLGAIGASAAAGAAIGTAIPVPVLGTLVGAAGGILVGALLEMKLPGANKSVIDLTKEGINKGIDKGVEVFKRNLSVAEKGFKLIFR; from the coding sequence ATGACATTAAAAGTGGATATGAGTGAAGTTTACAATATGAAGAATGCCATTCAAAAAGAACTGCATAAAACGGATGGCGATTTAGATACCCTAAAAGGAAGTTTAACGGCTTTAGTGGAAACGAAGCAATTTGAAGGTGCGACAGCAACAAATGTTAAAAATTACACAAATTCTTTTCACAATAAAACTATTGTAAAATTTAAACAAACGAATGAAAATTTTATTAAAGATGTTACAAAATCAATTAATAAGTTTAGCAGTGAAGTAGATAGTAGTAAATTTGCAATTTTAGATGAAGTTAAAATCAGAGATTATGAAAAAGACATTAAAAGTAAAATTAAAGCGATGAGGGAGTCAATTGAATTTGCAAATTTTCACATTGATGTAGCCGGCTCATTAACAACAGCTCAAAAAATAGGTTATAAGCAATTGGAAACACAGGCAGATGCATTTAGAAGCCATGTAAAAACGACACTTGAGCATTTAACAGATTTTGATGCTATGAATTCAATTGATGGGGATTTGACGAATAATACCATCACTGAACTGAAAAGTCTCACCTCATATGTTAGACGGGATTTGCCAACGCAACGTTCAACAATTAAAGGTACTTCTCAGAAGATTGAACGGGCTATAAAGATTCATAAAACTAAGGAAGAAATTGTTAGATGGCAAGAATTTCTTGAGAAAAAAAGTGATTATACGAACAGTCTTCCGCCCCACCTCAGAAAAGGTTTGAAAGCGTTTAAACAAGCAGGGCGAGAAATGTTAGCATTAAAAGCTATAGGAAATGGAGATGCTCTTGCTGGTTATAATGAGTTTATGAAAGTAAGGAATATCGATAAGATAATAGATAATATGCCGAAAAAGCAATTACAAAAAATGGCACTGTTTATGCATACGGATATAGATAATATCAAACTTAAAAACTTATTAAAAGGTTCTGGGGAGTTCGTTAAAAATAATCCATTTAGAAAAGGGAACCTAGTAAATTGGATGACGAATGTTCAAGAATATAATAGTAAAAGTTCTGAACTTTTAAAGAATGAATTGAAGGATAAAAACTTTCAATATAAGTTTGGAGATTCTAAGAAATTTTTTGATACAGCAGAAATGAAAAAAGCAGCATCAACGGAATTTAAAAATACATTTTCATCAAAAAACTTTAGAGAATACATTCTTAAAACAGAAAATTTTAAGTCGAAAACTGCTGCAGCTAAAAATATAAAGACGTATGTTGATGAAGGCTTAAAAACATTAAAAGGGGACTTTGCGTCGAAAAATGTACTAGGAAAATTAAGGTATTCTATGAAAGTAGGCGGTAAAGTACTGAAGCCGTTAGCTATCGCAGCGACCATTGCGGATAATATGGATGAAAAAAAGTCAACTCAAGAAAAAATAGTAGGAATGGGCGTTGATTTAGGTGCCATAGGTGCAAGTGCTGCTGCAGGTGCAGCGATTGGTACAGCTATACCAGTGCCAGTACTAGGTACATTAGTAGGGGCAGCAGGAGGGATTCTTGTAGGTGCACTTTTAGAAATGAAATTACCAGGTGCAAATAAGTCTGTAATAGATTTAACTAAAGAAGGAATTAATAAAGGAATTGACAAAGGTGTAGAGGTGTTTAAGAGAAACTTAAGCGTAGCAGAAAAAGGTTTTAAATTAATTTTTAGATAG